In Monodelphis domestica isolate mMonDom1 chromosome 3, mMonDom1.pri, whole genome shotgun sequence, the following proteins share a genomic window:
- the LOC103093126 gene encoding leucine-rich repeat transmembrane neuronal protein 2-like, giving the protein MIWGLFWLLLGNALAHFSCPRNCLCGPLLTDCRFANLSDIPQGIAQETETLFLNENHLTQVPPGAFQPYTNLTFLGLSHNQLSLRNDTFDDIGKSILSLDLAGNSLTELPAALFENTKKLVWLNLAENRLSALPGKIFAPLERLTYLDLSQNRLQLSVNMFRGLSQLGTLIVAGNHLHTVPAGAFEPVPNLKVLDISNNEISTLPENLLENLTNLDDLLLDNNGFKTIPLSAFTILPTLEHFSISGNSIQNIPPLSFTGHSSLRRLDLSNNLVSDLPSRFFSLLKQLEFLNLSRNNINTLPGDIFVNNTQLAFLHLDRNQLHAMPIFSGLQRLRELTLCCNGIENLPRAFSDKMYELELLDLSNNNITETTGLNSNITQVILAGNPVCTNSMVFKTHC; this is encoded by the coding sequence ATGATCTGGGGCTTGTTTTGGCTGCTCCTTGGAAATGCTCTCGCCCACTTCAGCTGCCCCAGGAACTGCCTTTGTGGACCCTTGCTGACGGACTGCCGCTTCGCCAACCTCTCTGACATTCCCCAGGGCATCGCCCAAGAAACGGAGACTCTCTTTCTGAATGAGAATCACTTAACCCAAGTTCCACCTGGAGCCTTCCAGCCATACACCAATCTCACTTTTCTTGGCTTGTCCCACAACCAACTCTCCCTGCGGAATGATACCTTCGATGACATTGGAAAAAGCATCCTTTCCCTGGACCTGGCGGGCAACAGTTTGACAGAGTTACCAGCTGCCTTgtttgaaaatacaaaaaaactgGTTTGGCTAAACTTGGCCGAAAACAGACTGAGTGCGCTCCCTGGAAAGATTTTTGCCCCCTTGGAAAGACTGACCTACTTGGACCTGTCTCAGAACAGGCTGCAGTTGTCAGTAAATATGTTTAGGGGCCTTTCTCAGCTAGGTACCTTAATAGTGGCGGGTAATCATCTTCACACAGTCCCTGCAGGTGCTTTTGAGCCTGTTCCTAACCTGAAGGTCCTTGATATTTCCAATAATGAAATAAGCACTTTGCCAGAGAATTTGCTTGAAAACCTGACAAATCTTGATGACTTGCTCCTTGACAATAATGGCTTCAAGACGATTCCACTTTCTGCATTCACTATCCTCCCCACCTTAGAGCACTTTTCAATTTCTGGGAACAGCATCCAAAATATTCCTCCTCTTTCATTCACTGGCCATTCTAGCTTGAGGAGGCTTGACCTGTCAAATAATTTAGTGTCTGACCTCCCCTCTCGTTTCTTCTCTTTGTTAAAGCAGCTAGAATTTCTTAATCTTtctagaaataatataaatactcTTCCAGgagatatatttgtaaataacacTCAGTTAGCATTTCTGCATTTAGACAGAAACCAGTTACACGCCATGCCTATTTTTTCTGGCCTTCAAAGACTGAGGGAGTTAACGCTCTGTTGTAATGGTATAGAAAACTTGCCCAGAGCCTTCTCAGACAAAATGTATGAATTAGAACTACTGGATCTCTCCAACAACAATATAACAGAGACCACAGGGCTGAATTCTAATATAACACAAGTAATTTTGGCTGGAAATCCAGTGTGTACAAACTCGATGGTTTTCAAAACCCATTGTTAA